From Deltaproteobacteria bacterium, the proteins below share one genomic window:
- a CDS encoding TetR/AcrR family transcriptional regulator, with product MPATPLAPAALRHERRARARAETRQRICDAAMRLFVEEGFEQTSMRRIADAVGYTPGALYAYFEDKDEILYALLETGFTCLREAMQGTSSLPPRERLLRVGEIYLRFAIENPHFYELMFIMSNTKQRIQEQEHWQVGIETYEFLRSAVRAGMDAGVIPRGDAEAVSFALWSNVHGIASLLLRGRTVMIPDESLPALVTEAYRWLLHAAMTHEQRRPSARPGTRRSPRRRGP from the coding sequence ATGCCCGCGACGCCCCTGGCGCCCGCCGCCCTCCGGCACGAGCGCCGCGCGCGGGCGCGCGCCGAGACGCGCCAGCGCATCTGCGACGCCGCCATGCGCCTCTTCGTCGAGGAGGGCTTCGAGCAGACCTCGATGCGCCGGATCGCGGACGCCGTCGGCTACACGCCCGGCGCGCTCTACGCCTACTTCGAGGACAAGGACGAGATCCTCTACGCGCTGCTCGAGACCGGCTTCACGTGCCTGCGCGAGGCGATGCAGGGGACGTCCTCGCTCCCGCCGCGCGAGCGCCTGCTGCGGGTCGGCGAGATCTACCTGCGCTTCGCGATCGAGAACCCGCACTTCTACGAGCTCATGTTCATCATGAGCAACACGAAGCAGCGGATCCAGGAACAGGAGCACTGGCAGGTCGGGATCGAGACCTACGAGTTCCTGCGCAGCGCCGTCCGCGCCGGCATGGACGCCGGCGTGATTCCGCGCGGTGACGCCGAAGCCGTGTCGTTCGCGCTCTGGTCGAACGTCCACGGGATCGCGTCGCTCCTGCTGCGCGGCCGCACCGTGATGATTCCCGACGAGTCGCTTCCCGCGCTCGTCACCGAGGCCTACCGGTGGCTCTTGCACGCCGCCATGACGCACGAGCAGAGACGTCCCTCCGCGCGCCCCGGGACGCGACGCTCGCCGCGGAGAAGAGGACCGTGA
- a CDS encoding cbb3-type cytochrome c oxidase subunit I, protein MDLEQLLSDRPCARRWLVLSLAVLVLAGLFALAVVIGRMPPFDRFVTDPLFFKRCLVAHVNMALVAWFYSFLAALLLLLLPRAGAPRGPVRHSASIAAAGVALQMLGAGVPDAQPLLANYVPTIDHWLFQAGQLVFAAGVLASLLGPHVLPWQGAEEPVRAPAAVHGLRAAAAALLLATATFAVAAASQPADLAPEAHFEHLVWGLGHVLQLACALAMVVVWLLLLESATGTPPVSASAAAGLFGASLAPWAIAPLLAAQGNGHAGFTLLMQLGIAPTVCIFLVLCAGALRRARREGRLGEQGLADPRIVGFAVSAALSLLGFGIGAAIRGSSTMVPAHYHASVGAVTVAFMTACCALLGVLAPSAPRALRRAAAWQPPLYGGGMLLFAAGFALAGAHGMGRKLYGAEQATRSFAESVGLVVMGAGGFVAVAGGVLFLVLGAAAVWRRSTQRTRALPPALAPATWR, encoded by the coding sequence TTGGATCTCGAACAGCTCCTGTCGGACCGGCCCTGCGCGCGGCGCTGGCTCGTCCTGTCGCTCGCCGTGCTGGTGCTGGCGGGCCTGTTCGCGCTGGCGGTCGTGATCGGCCGCATGCCGCCCTTCGACCGCTTCGTGACGGACCCCCTGTTCTTCAAGCGCTGCCTCGTCGCGCACGTGAACATGGCGCTGGTCGCCTGGTTCTACTCCTTCCTCGCCGCCCTGCTCCTGCTCCTGCTCCCGCGCGCCGGGGCACCGCGCGGGCCCGTGCGGCACTCGGCGTCGATCGCGGCCGCGGGCGTGGCGCTCCAGATGCTCGGGGCGGGCGTCCCCGACGCGCAGCCCCTGCTCGCGAACTACGTCCCGACCATCGACCACTGGCTGTTCCAGGCCGGTCAGCTCGTCTTCGCCGCCGGGGTCCTCGCGAGCCTGCTCGGGCCCCACGTGCTGCCCTGGCAGGGTGCGGAGGAGCCCGTACGCGCGCCGGCGGCGGTGCACGGCCTGCGGGCGGCCGCCGCGGCTCTCCTCCTCGCGACAGCGACCTTCGCGGTCGCGGCGGCGAGCCAGCCGGCCGACCTCGCGCCCGAGGCGCACTTCGAGCACCTGGTCTGGGGGCTCGGCCACGTGCTCCAGCTCGCCTGCGCGCTCGCGATGGTGGTGGTCTGGCTGCTGCTCCTCGAGTCGGCGACCGGCACGCCGCCGGTGAGCGCGAGCGCTGCGGCCGGCCTGTTCGGCGCGTCGCTCGCGCCGTGGGCGATCGCGCCGCTCCTCGCCGCGCAGGGGAACGGGCACGCGGGCTTCACGCTCCTCATGCAGCTCGGCATCGCTCCCACGGTGTGCATCTTCCTCGTGCTCTGCGCCGGCGCGCTGCGCCGCGCGCGGCGCGAAGGCCGTCTCGGCGAGCAGGGCCTCGCGGATCCGCGCATCGTCGGCTTCGCGGTGAGCGCCGCCCTCTCGCTCCTCGGCTTCGGGATCGGCGCGGCGATCCGTGGCTCGAGCACGATGGTGCCGGCCCACTACCACGCCTCGGTCGGCGCCGTCACGGTGGCGTTCATGACCGCCTGCTGCGCGCTGCTCGGCGTGCTCGCGCCGAGCGCCCCGCGCGCGCTGCGCCGCGCCGCCGCCTGGCAGCCGCCGCTCTACGGGGGCGGCATGCTGCTCTTCGCGGCGGGCTTCGCCCTGGCAGGCGCGCACGGGATGGGCCGCAAGCTCTACGGCGCCGAGCAGGCGACGCGGAGCTTCGCCGAGAGCGTCGGCCTCGTGGTGATGGGCGCGGGCGGATTCGTAGCCGTCGCCGGAGGCGTGCTCTTCCTGGTCCTCGGCGCGGCCGCCGTCTGGCGCCGCTCGACGCAGCGCACGCGTGCTCTCCCGCCGGCCCTCGCGCCGGCGACCTGGAGGTGA
- a CDS encoding Rrf2 family transcriptional regulator: protein MHRFLSQTAEYALRAMAWLALVQPAEPVLARELSEGSGVPPHYLAKILRRLVLAGLLVSQKGRGGGFALARPPEEIRFRDVLAAVDAYPTGDRCAFGWGACDETHPCPLHESRSALATAFREWSATTTLASVQRGAEHPSARLPAALRKTAARRRATVRPASRPTPRPSPRRRRRP from the coding sequence ATGCATCGCTTCCTGTCCCAGACGGCCGAGTACGCGCTGCGCGCGATGGCCTGGCTGGCGCTGGTCCAGCCGGCCGAGCCCGTCCTGGCGCGCGAGCTCTCCGAGGGCAGCGGGGTTCCCCCCCATTACCTCGCGAAGATCCTCCGGCGGCTCGTGCTCGCGGGGCTCCTCGTGTCCCAGAAGGGGCGCGGGGGCGGGTTCGCGCTCGCGCGGCCTCCCGAGGAGATCCGCTTCCGCGACGTGCTCGCCGCCGTCGACGCCTATCCGACGGGCGACCGCTGCGCCTTCGGGTGGGGCGCCTGCGACGAGACACACCCCTGCCCGCTCCACGAATCGCGTTCGGCGCTCGCCACCGCCTTCCGCGAGTGGAGTGCGACCACGACACTCGCGAGTGTCCAACGGGGCGCCGAGCATCCCTCGGCCCGCCTCCCGGCCGCCCTGCGCAAGACCGCCGCGCGCCGGCGTGCGACCGTTCGCCCGGCCTCCCGCCCGACTCCCCGCCCCTCCCCCCGACGTCGCCGGCGCCCCTGA
- a CDS encoding cbb3-type cytochrome c oxidase subunit I — MSSITVSGGIPDRAPAGNHAPGAVRTCATTGLSICEVSSRFVRWHAVAAVVFLLIGGSAAILLALTRWPAVHLLSAPWYYRVLTLHGLNMLIFWILNFEVALLYFVGTTLLKSRLYSKTLAWVGFLMMVAGAIVVDVAIFQGKSDVLMTSYVPLLAAPAFYLGLILVAVGCLISVINYFGTVYIAKRDHTYEGSVPLVVFGAHAAAIIAVLTLLHAAAAIVPAFLWSIHLIDVPDPSWYRSTWWGLGHMSQQVNVCAMVSVWYFIGALTVGAKPLSESVCRGAFLLYILFINVASAHHLLTDPGVSAAWKIWNTSYAMYLAVLASMIHGFTVPASVEVAMRGKGFRRGVFGWLTAAPWSNPAFSGFLLSLVIFGFGGGITGVVLGTQQINIMAHNTLRIPGHFHVTVVGGTTLAFMAVTYYIVPLVFQREFVARALCRIQPWIFGIGITVFATGMSFAGSYGVPRRHWDVEFSGAQFATGFDSGAHVMLGIMGVGGVIAATGLFLFIGLVVATVFFGRSNAGRAMTPWHVERSSGEVARHDTDHEEHHTPGTLVLTGVFLLSFVVYYFANWKWLSDVWQVR, encoded by the coding sequence GTGAGCTCCATCACCGTCAGCGGCGGCATTCCGGATCGCGCACCCGCGGGCAACCACGCGCCGGGGGCGGTCCGCACCTGCGCCACCACCGGCCTGTCCATCTGCGAGGTGTCGTCGCGCTTCGTGCGCTGGCACGCCGTCGCCGCCGTGGTCTTCCTGCTGATCGGCGGCAGCGCGGCGATCCTGCTCGCCCTGACGCGCTGGCCGGCCGTGCACCTGCTGAGCGCGCCCTGGTACTACCGCGTGCTGACGCTGCACGGCCTCAACATGCTGATCTTCTGGATCCTGAACTTCGAGGTCGCGCTGCTCTACTTCGTCGGTACCACGCTCCTGAAGAGCCGGCTCTACTCGAAGACGCTCGCGTGGGTGGGCTTCCTCATGATGGTTGCCGGCGCCATCGTCGTCGACGTCGCGATCTTCCAGGGCAAGAGCGACGTGCTGATGACCTCCTACGTCCCGCTGCTCGCGGCTCCGGCGTTCTACCTGGGCCTCATCCTGGTGGCGGTCGGCTGCCTGATCAGCGTCATCAACTACTTCGGCACCGTCTACATCGCCAAGCGCGACCACACCTACGAGGGCTCGGTGCCGCTCGTGGTCTTCGGCGCCCACGCCGCGGCGATCATCGCGGTGCTGACGCTGCTCCACGCCGCGGCCGCGATCGTCCCGGCCTTCCTGTGGTCGATCCACCTGATCGACGTCCCCGACCCCTCCTGGTACCGCTCGACCTGGTGGGGCCTCGGGCACATGTCGCAGCAGGTGAACGTCTGCGCGATGGTGTCGGTCTGGTACTTCATCGGCGCCCTCACGGTGGGCGCGAAGCCGCTCTCGGAGTCGGTCTGCCGCGGCGCCTTCCTGCTCTACATCCTCTTCATCAACGTCGCGTCCGCGCACCACCTGCTCACCGACCCGGGCGTCAGCGCAGCCTGGAAGATCTGGAACACCTCGTACGCGATGTACCTCGCGGTGCTCGCGTCGATGATCCACGGCTTCACGGTGCCGGCCTCGGTCGAGGTGGCGATGCGCGGCAAGGGCTTCCGGCGCGGGGTCTTCGGCTGGCTCACGGCCGCACCCTGGAGCAATCCGGCCTTCTCGGGCTTCCTCCTGTCGCTCGTGATCTTCGGCTTCGGCGGCGGGATCACCGGGGTGGTGCTCGGCACCCAGCAGATCAACATCATGGCGCACAACACGCTGCGCATTCCCGGCCACTTCCACGTCACGGTCGTGGGCGGCACGACGCTCGCCTTCATGGCGGTCACCTACTACATCGTGCCGCTGGTCTTCCAGCGCGAGTTCGTGGCCCGCGCGCTCTGCCGCATCCAGCCGTGGATCTTCGGGATCGGGATCACCGTGTTCGCGACCGGCATGTCCTTCGCCGGCTCCTACGGCGTCCCGCGCCGCCACTGGGACGTCGAGTTCAGCGGCGCCCAGTTCGCGACCGGCTTCGACTCGGGCGCGCACGTGATGCTCGGCATCATGGGGGTCGGGGGCGTGATCGCGGCCACGGGTCTCTTCCTCTTCATCGGCCTCGTCGTCGCGACGGTCTTCTTCGGCCGCTCGAACGCGGGCCGCGCGATGACGCCCTGGCACGTCGAGCGCAGCTCCGGGGAGGTGGCGCGTCACGACACGGATCACGAGGAGCACCACACCCCGGGGACGCTCGTGCTGACGGGCGTCTTCCTGCTGAGCTTCGTCGTCTACTACTTCGCGAACTGGAAGTGGCTGTCGGACGTCTGGCAGGTCCGGTAG
- a CDS encoding cytochrome C oxidase subunit II, translated as MSIQSPAAGWFKAPSGSERVWIGIAMAWCIVMTIAMPYWLFFGKQNSTGEAYRVTPADFAARVGTFVESHKVGELQGVPIVEPAPGGDAYLLARMWQWFPVLKLRKGQTYRVHISSMDLQHGFSLQPLNMNFQVLPTYDHVLTLTPTSAGEFTIVCNEFCGIGHHLMTGRILVEE; from the coding sequence ATGAGCATCCAGTCACCGGCCGCCGGCTGGTTCAAGGCGCCCAGCGGGTCCGAGCGCGTCTGGATCGGCATCGCGATGGCGTGGTGCATCGTGATGACGATCGCGATGCCCTACTGGCTCTTCTTCGGCAAGCAGAACAGCACCGGCGAGGCCTATCGCGTGACCCCGGCGGACTTCGCGGCACGCGTCGGAACCTTCGTCGAGAGCCACAAGGTGGGCGAGCTCCAGGGCGTGCCGATCGTCGAGCCGGCGCCGGGCGGGGACGCCTACCTGCTGGCGCGCATGTGGCAGTGGTTCCCGGTGCTGAAGCTCCGCAAGGGCCAGACCTACCGCGTCCACATCTCGTCGATGGACCTCCAGCACGGCTTCTCGCTGCAGCCCCTGAACATGAACTTCCAGGTCCTGCCGACCTACGACCACGTGCTGACGCTCACGCCCACGAGCGCCGGCGAATTCACGATCGTCTGCAACGAATTCTGCGGGATCGGCCATCACCTGATGACGGGCCGGATCCTGGTCGAGGAGTAG
- a CDS encoding RidA family protein codes for MQTIHSDDAPKAIGPYCQAILHGGLVYCSGQIPLDPATMKVVEGPIEVQTERVLANLGAVLRAAGSDPSRVLKTTVFLADLADFPGMNAVYERVFAGHTPARSTVQVARLPLDVRVEIECIAATSR; via the coding sequence ATGCAGACGATCCACAGCGACGACGCACCGAAGGCCATCGGGCCCTACTGCCAGGCGATCCTCCACGGAGGGCTCGTCTACTGCTCGGGCCAGATCCCGCTCGATCCGGCGACGATGAAGGTCGTGGAGGGTCCGATCGAGGTGCAGACCGAGCGGGTCCTCGCGAACCTGGGCGCCGTCCTCCGGGCGGCGGGCAGCGACCCGTCGAGGGTCCTGAAGACCACCGTCTTCCTGGCCGACCTCGCGGACTTCCCGGGGATGAACGCGGTGTACGAACGGGTGTTCGCGGGCCACACCCCGGCACGCTCCACCGTCCAGGTCGCGCGCCTGCCGCTCGACGTGCGCGTCGAGATCGAGTGCATCGCCGCCACCAGCCGATAA
- a CDS encoding efflux RND transporter periplasmic adaptor subunit yields MHKPNARARALLGGTPPLLLIAGLAALSGCRPPAPTAVADDAVPVRTAPVRRAEAAEPVRASGLLVGKEETELAFKMLGVIDRIDVDEGARVVTGQRLATLKPDEASARATQARRAVEKAERDLARARTLHDEGVGTLQRLQDSQTALDVARADLTMARFEETHAAIVAPSDGVILGREAEPNETVQPGQPILRFKSAGEGWVVRVGLADRDAVRVALGDPAQVRAAAWPERALPGRVAQIAAAASPATGTFDVEIAVEPGDLRLLSGMHARVEIAPGAREPVVWIPIEAFLEGDGDRGAVYALDGDVARRIPVRLAFLRGDEAALRAGLEVDAVVTDGAAWLRDGARVRTLPADVASLP; encoded by the coding sequence ATGCACAAGCCGAACGCTCGGGCGCGCGCCCTCCTCGGGGGCACCCCGCCCCTCCTCCTGATCGCCGGCCTCGCGGCGCTCTCCGGCTGCCGTCCACCCGCGCCGACGGCCGTCGCCGACGACGCCGTGCCCGTGCGGACCGCGCCCGTGCGCCGCGCCGAGGCGGCCGAGCCGGTGCGGGCGAGCGGCCTCCTGGTCGGCAAGGAGGAGACCGAGCTCGCCTTCAAGATGCTCGGCGTGATCGACCGCATCGACGTCGACGAGGGCGCGCGCGTCGTCACGGGGCAGCGGCTCGCGACGCTGAAGCCGGACGAGGCCTCCGCCCGTGCGACGCAGGCCCGCCGCGCCGTCGAGAAGGCCGAGCGCGACCTCGCCCGCGCCCGCACCCTCCACGACGAAGGCGTCGGCACCCTGCAGCGCCTCCAGGACTCGCAGACTGCGCTCGACGTCGCGCGTGCCGATCTCACCATGGCGCGCTTCGAGGAGACGCACGCCGCCATCGTCGCGCCCTCCGACGGCGTGATCCTCGGCCGCGAAGCCGAGCCGAACGAGACCGTGCAGCCGGGCCAGCCGATCCTGCGCTTCAAGAGCGCCGGCGAGGGCTGGGTGGTGCGCGTCGGCCTTGCCGACCGCGACGCCGTGCGCGTCGCGCTCGGCGATCCCGCGCAGGTGCGTGCCGCCGCCTGGCCGGAGCGCGCGCTCCCGGGCCGCGTCGCGCAGATCGCCGCCGCCGCCTCGCCCGCCACGGGCACCTTCGACGTCGAGATCGCCGTCGAGCCGGGCGACCTGCGGCTGCTCTCGGGAATGCACGCGCGCGTCGAGATCGCGCCCGGTGCCCGCGAGCCCGTCGTCTGGATTCCGATCGAGGCCTTCCTCGAGGGCGACGGCGACCGCGGCGCCGTCTACGCGCTCGACGGCGACGTCGCGCGCCGCATCCCGGTGCGCCTCGCCTTCCTGCGCGGCGACGAGGCCGCGCTGCGCGCGGGCCTCGAGGTGGACGCGGTGGTGACCGACGGCGCGGCCTGGCTGCGCGACGGCGCGCGCGTGCGCACCCTCCCGGCCGACGTCGCGAGCCTGCCGTGA
- a CDS encoding acetate/propionate family kinase, with translation MTGVILVLNAGSSSIKFTEYLAGAEGALEARVEGHLEELQGRARFLARDARGRVVGEHRFAEPPRHAGALTFLFDWIRSHAGEPALVAVGHRVVHGGPGYSAPVRVDERVLARLEELVPLAPLHQPHNLLPIRTIAARHPGLPQVACFDTAFHGSAAPLARAFALPAWITDRGVCRYGFHGLSYEYVASVLPEHDRVAGAGRTVVLHLGNGASMCAMEHGRSVATSMGFSALDGLPMGTRPGSLDPGVVLYLVQELGMDAGRLEALLYHESGLLGVSGVSSDMRELLASADPRAKLAIDLFVYRIGRELGSLAAALGGLDAIVFTAGIGEHAAEIRAAVCRQAAWLGVELDAEANAAHGPRISTAASRVAAWVIPTDEELMIARHTRALVA, from the coding sequence ATGACCGGCGTGATCCTGGTCCTCAATGCCGGCTCGTCGAGCATCAAGTTCACCGAGTACCTCGCCGGGGCGGAAGGTGCCCTCGAGGCGCGGGTGGAGGGACACCTCGAGGAGCTCCAGGGCCGGGCGCGTTTCCTGGCCCGCGACGCACGGGGGCGGGTGGTGGGCGAGCACCGCTTCGCCGAGCCCCCGCGGCACGCCGGTGCGCTCACGTTCCTCTTCGACTGGATCCGCTCGCACGCCGGCGAGCCCGCGCTGGTCGCGGTCGGGCACCGCGTGGTACACGGCGGCCCCGGCTACTCCGCGCCCGTGCGTGTCGACGAGCGCGTGCTCGCGCGGCTCGAGGAGCTCGTGCCGCTCGCCCCCCTGCACCAGCCGCACAATCTCCTCCCCATCCGGACCATCGCGGCCCGCCACCCGGGACTCCCGCAGGTCGCCTGCTTCGACACGGCCTTCCACGGCAGCGCGGCGCCGCTGGCTCGGGCCTTCGCGCTGCCGGCCTGGATCACCGACCGCGGCGTCTGCCGCTACGGCTTCCACGGCCTCTCCTACGAGTACGTCGCGAGCGTCCTCCCGGAGCACGATCGGGTCGCGGGGGCGGGCAGGACGGTGGTGCTGCACCTCGGCAACGGCGCGAGCATGTGCGCGATGGAGCACGGGCGGAGCGTCGCGACCTCGATGGGTTTCAGCGCCCTCGACGGCCTCCCGATGGGCACGCGCCCGGGCAGCCTCGATCCCGGCGTGGTCCTGTATCTCGTGCAGGAGCTCGGGATGGACGCCGGCCGGCTCGAGGCGCTGCTCTACCACGAGTCCGGCCTCCTCGGCGTCTCGGGCGTGTCGAGCGACATGCGCGAGCTGCTCGCGAGCGCGGATCCGCGCGCGAAGCTCGCGATCGACCTCTTCGTGTACCGGATCGGCCGCGAGCTCGGCTCCCTGGCGGCCGCGCTCGGCGGGCTCGACGCGATCGTGTTCACCGCCGGCATCGGCGAGCACGCCGCGGAGATCCGGGCGGCCGTCTGCCGGCAGGCCGCGTGGCTGGGCGTCGAGCTCGACGCCGAGGCCAACGCCGCGCACGGCCCGCGCATCAGCACCGCCGCGAGCCGCGTCGCCGCGTGGGTGATCCCCACCGACGAGGAGCTGATGATCGCCCGCCACACCCGTGCGCTGGTGGCGTGA
- a CDS encoding efflux RND transporter permease subunit — protein sequence MKIAEAAVARPQFTLVLFALLVALGWNSLRTIPRAEDPAFPIPIFTVVALHPGAAPADMEQLVVDPLEDRLSELDDLKELSSRAEDGVSLTVVEFEADADTARKYEEVVREVNAARADLPANLERLEVNKIETTNVAVLQLALLSETASWRELQRQAERLEERLEAVAGVKEIETWAYPEQQVRVEIDPERLAALRLPIGRVLDALRSDNAVVPGGGVDVGSRRFNVEAGGHFETLEEVRETVLAADGARITTLGDVARVAWGTAEETHRARVDGRRAVFVTLEQKPNQIVFDVRDRALVVLEEFRATLPPEIELELVFDQSIQVAHRMEGLTRDFALAIGLVLLTLLPLGLRASLIVMISIPLSLSIGIALLHASGFSINQLSIVGFVIALGLLVDDSIVVVENLTRFLRMGYSRKQAAILATRQIGIAVVGCTATLMLAFLPLLMLPGGAGQFTRSLPVAVLYTVGASLFVSLTIIPFLGSLVLQEQDEHGNRAFQLFHRAIEWLYRPLLRLALGWPRATLAGAALFFIASIALVPRIGFSLFPDADVPMFRIEVEAPDGASLDETDRAVRFAEAVLARHPAVSRVAANVGHGNPQVYYNVRPEDPKSHVGELFVQLDAYEPATTPALLDAIRRELAAYPRAKLRLERFRNGPPIDAPVEMRVFDEDLAGLRALSSKVAAVIEATPGAIYVDDPLRATKTDLAVRIDSAQAGRLGVPELEIKHAVRLAIAGLVAGSLRDTAGEEYEIRMTLPQGSRASLAALDDLSVASASGAQVPLRQLARLELEASPPEIEHHDKLRVTTVSAHVASGYNTEKVTREVMARLAALEWEPGTHWEVAGELESRQESFGGFGAALLIAAFGVLAVLVLEFRTFKSTGIVASVIPLGVAGGILALWLTGYSISFTAMIGFIALIGIEVKNSILLVDFTNLLREDGVELDEAIERAGQARFFPILLTTLTALGGLLPLALEGSPLYSPLAIVIMGGLVSSTILARLVTPVMYKLLAPEVAVKSVPETAAPLGEGFVPTRA from the coding sequence GTGAAGATCGCAGAGGCTGCGGTCGCGCGGCCGCAGTTCACGCTGGTCCTCTTCGCCCTGCTGGTGGCGCTCGGCTGGAACTCGCTGCGCACGATTCCCCGCGCCGAGGACCCCGCCTTCCCGATCCCGATCTTCACGGTCGTCGCGCTCCATCCCGGTGCGGCCCCCGCGGACATGGAGCAGCTCGTCGTGGACCCGCTCGAGGACCGCCTCTCCGAGCTCGACGACCTGAAGGAGCTCTCCTCCAGGGCCGAGGACGGCGTCTCGCTCACGGTCGTCGAGTTCGAGGCCGACGCCGACACCGCCCGCAAGTACGAGGAGGTCGTGCGCGAGGTGAACGCCGCGCGCGCCGACCTGCCCGCGAACCTCGAGCGCCTCGAGGTGAACAAGATCGAGACGACCAACGTCGCCGTCCTCCAGCTCGCCCTGCTCTCCGAGACCGCGTCCTGGCGCGAGCTGCAGCGCCAGGCGGAGCGGCTCGAGGAGCGCCTCGAGGCCGTGGCCGGCGTCAAGGAGATCGAGACCTGGGCCTATCCCGAGCAGCAGGTGCGGGTGGAGATCGACCCCGAGCGCCTCGCGGCGCTGCGCCTCCCGATCGGACGCGTGCTGGACGCCCTGCGCAGCGACAACGCGGTCGTGCCGGGCGGCGGCGTCGACGTCGGCTCCCGGCGCTTCAACGTCGAGGCGGGCGGCCACTTCGAGACCCTCGAGGAGGTGCGCGAGACCGTGCTCGCGGCCGACGGCGCGCGGATCACGACCCTCGGCGACGTGGCAAGGGTCGCCTGGGGGACGGCCGAGGAGACGCATCGCGCACGGGTGGACGGGCGGCGCGCGGTCTTCGTGACGCTCGAGCAGAAGCCGAACCAGATCGTCTTCGACGTGCGCGACCGCGCGCTGGTGGTGCTCGAGGAGTTCCGCGCAACCCTCCCCCCCGAGATCGAGCTCGAGCTCGTCTTCGACCAGTCGATCCAGGTCGCGCACCGCATGGAGGGCCTCACCCGCGACTTCGCGCTCGCGATCGGCCTCGTGCTCCTGACGCTCCTGCCGCTCGGGCTGCGCGCCTCCCTGATCGTGATGATCTCGATCCCCCTCTCGCTCTCGATCGGCATCGCCCTCCTGCACGCAAGCGGCTTCTCGATCAACCAGTTGAGCATCGTCGGCTTCGTGATCGCCCTCGGCCTCCTGGTCGACGACTCGATCGTGGTCGTCGAGAACCTGACGCGCTTCCTGCGCATGGGATACAGCCGCAAGCAGGCGGCGATCCTGGCCACCCGGCAGATCGGCATCGCCGTCGTCGGCTGCACCGCCACGCTGATGCTGGCGTTCCTGCCGCTGCTCATGCTACCGGGCGGTGCGGGGCAGTTCACGCGCAGCCTGCCGGTCGCCGTGCTCTACACGGTGGGCGCCTCGCTCTTCGTCTCGCTCACCATCATCCCCTTCCTCGGCAGCCTCGTGCTGCAGGAGCAGGACGAGCACGGCAACCGCGCCTTCCAGCTCTTCCATCGCGCGATCGAATGGCTCTACCGGCCGCTCCTGCGCCTCGCGCTCGGCTGGCCGCGCGCGACCCTCGCGGGCGCCGCCCTCTTCTTCATCGCTTCGATCGCCCTGGTGCCACGGATCGGCTTCTCGCTCTTCCCCGACGCGGACGTCCCGATGTTCCGCATCGAGGTCGAGGCGCCCGACGGCGCCTCGCTCGACGAGACGGACCGGGCCGTCCGCTTCGCCGAGGCGGTGCTCGCGCGCCACCCGGCGGTCTCCCGCGTCGCGGCCAACGTGGGGCACGGCAATCCGCAGGTCTACTACAACGTGCGGCCCGAGGATCCGAAGAGCCACGTGGGCGAGCTCTTCGTGCAGCTAGACGCCTACGAGCCCGCGACGACGCCCGCCCTGCTCGACGCGATCCGCCGCGAGCTGGCCGCCTATCCGCGTGCCAAGCTGCGCCTCGAGCGGTTCCGCAACGGCCCCCCGATCGACGCGCCGGTCGAGATGCGCGTCTTCGACGAGGACCTCGCGGGCCTGCGCGCGCTCTCGTCGAAGGTCGCCGCGGTGATCGAGGCGACGCCCGGCGCGATCTACGTGGACGACCCGCTGCGTGCCACCAAGACGGATCTCGCGGTGCGCATCGACTCCGCGCAGGCCGGGCGCCTGGGCGTCCCGGAGCTCGAGATCAAACACGCGGTCCGGCTCGCGATCGCCGGGCTCGTGGCGGGAAGCCTGCGCGACACGGCCGGCGAGGAATACGAGATCCGGATGACGCTCCCGCAGGGGTCGCGCGCGAGCCTCGCGGCGCTCGACGACCTCAGCGTCGCGTCGGCGTCGGGCGCGCAGGTTCCCCTGCGCCAGCTCGCCCGGCTCGAGCTCGAGGCGTCGCCGCCGGAGATCGAGCATCACGACAAGCTGCGCGTGACGACGGTCTCCGCGCACGTCGCCTCGGGCTACAACACCGAGAAGGTCACGCGCGAGGTGATGGCGCGCCTCGCGGCGCTCGAGTGGGAGCCCGGTACGCACTGGGAGGTCGCGGGCGAGCTCGAGAGCCGCCAGGAGAGCTTCGGCGGCTTCGGAGCCGCGCTGCTCATTGCAGCCTTCGGCGTGCTCGCCGTCCTGGTGCTCGAGTTCCGCACCTTCAAGAGCACCGGGATCGTCGCCTCGGTGATCCCGCTCGGCGTGGCGGGCGGCATCCTCGCACTCTGGCTCACCGGCTACTCGATCTCGTTCACCGCGATGATCGGCTTCATCGCGCTGATCGGCATCGAGGTCAAGAACTCGATCCTGCTGGTCGACTTCACGAACCTGCTGCGCGAGGACGGGGTCGAGCTCGACGAAGCGATCGAACGCGCCGGGCAGGCGCGCTTCTTCCCGATCCTGCTGACGACGCTGACGGCGCTCGGCGGCCTGCTCCCGCTCGCTCTCGAAGGCTCCCCGCTCTACTCGCCGCTCGCGATCGTGATCATGGGCGGCCTCGTCTCCTCGACGATCCTGGCGCGCCTGGTGACCCCGGTGATGTACAAGCTGCTGGCGCCGGAGGTCGCGGTGAAGAGCGTGCCGGAGACGGCCGCGCCCCTGGGCGAGGGGTTCGTGCCGACACGGGCGTGA